GATCTCGTCGAAGAACTAATTAAAGATTTGCACAAACCCTCGGCAGAGATTCGCCGCAAAGCCATCTGGGAACTCGCGCAACGCGCCGATTCTCGAGCGGTGCAGCCGTTGATCGGGCTGTTAATTGACTCCGACTCCCAGCAGCGAGGGTTAATCTTAGAAGCGCTCTCGCAGATTGGCACGCGCACCCTCAAACCGATGAACCGCGCCCTCACCATCGCCCTGCAAGATGAAAACGCTCAGGTGCGCAAAAATGCGATTCGAGACTTAACGCAGATGTACGAACTGGTCGCTAAACTGAGTAAGTTACTGTATTTAGCGGCAGACGATCCAGACCCCGAAGTTCAAGATACAGCGCGCTGGGCGCTCAATCAGTTGAATAGCATTCAAATGCCGAACGTTTCCGAGGACGGGGAAGCGGAATAATGCGTAATTCGTCAATCAATACCTCTGCATTTTCAATTTTGACCGACCACCAGGAGCAAAAACGCGATCTCGTCGTTATCCGAGCGGCAGGGCGAGCGAGAGTGTACAATGTAAAGCTGAAATCGCACGAGCCATAACGGGTTTATCCGCAGGCAAAACTGCACTTCCCTCGCACAGCCATCCACCATTTCAGCGCCATGTCAGTCATTACCGAATCCCCCCTCCCAGAAACGACGGAAACACTAGAAGCAACGCTACCCCCCAAAACCGTCCTTACGGTTGAAGAAATCCAAAAATTACTACCGCACCGCTATCCTTTTGCGCTGGTCGATCGCATTATCGACTACGTTCCCGGACAAAAAGCAGTAGGCCTCAAAAACGTCAGTTTCAACGAACCCCACTTTCAAGGGCATTTCCCCGGTCGTCCGCTAATGCCGGGAGTGTTAATCGTCGAAGCGATGGCGCAAGTCGGCGGGATTGTGATGACGCAAATGCCGGGGTTCGATGGCGGACTGTTCGTTTTTGCAGGGATTGATAAGGCGCGCTTCCGCCGTCCTGTGGTTCCCGGCGACCAACTGGTAATGACCGTGGAACTCCTACGTTTAAAAGGTCGTCGTTTTGGGAAGATGTACGGACGCGCAGAAGTGGAAGGTCAGTTAGCGGCAGAAGCTGAGATGCTATTCTCGCTCATTGAATAATATTGCTGCCCTGAAGATGCAAAATTCAAAGCTTGAAATTCAAAATGCTTGTCTGGCAGGCAGATTTTCGATGTTAGGGGGTCGCTAGGTTGACTTTTCCCCTTTACTGAGAGAATCTGGCAAACGGAGCCTCAATTTTGAAGCTTTGCTAGATTTTTGCCACCCCTTGGAGTGAGTTCGGGACTTCAGTACAGTTTGATTTCATTCCCTTTATATCGCAATTTTAACGACCAGTGACCAGCTACTCATTTCCCGTCACCCCTTCCCAAGCCGTGACCGCACCAGTCCATCCTACCGCTATCATTCATCCCGATGCTGAATTGCACCCCACCGTTCGTGTCGGACCTTATGCCGTCATTGGGGAACGGGTAAAAGTCGGGCCGCAAACCACGATTGGACCTCATGTTGTGATTGAAGGACCGACGGAAATTGGGGCGGGGAATCAGATATTTCCGGGGGCAGCGATTGGACTGGAGACGCAGGATAAAAAGTATCAGGGAGCCGATAGCTGGGTTAAAATTGGCGATCGCAACCGCATTCGCGAATATGTCACCATCAATCGCGCTACGGGGGAAAACGAAGTTACGCTCATCGGCGACGATAATCTGTTGATGGCTTACGTTCATGTCGCCCATAATTGCATTATCGAGAACGGCACGGTTATAGCCAATAACGTCGCTTTAGCCGGTCACGTCGAGATCGAATCGCGAGCGATTGTTGGCGGCGTATTGGGGGTGCATCAATTTGTCCGCATCGGCAAGTTGGCGATGATTGGCGGTATGAGTCGCATCGATCGCGACGTTCCTCCTTATATGTTAGTCGAAGGGAATCCGGCTCGCGTGCGATCGCTCAATTTAGTCGGCTTGCAACGCGCCGGATTTGA
The window above is part of the Oscillatoria sp. FACHB-1406 genome. Proteins encoded here:
- the lpxA gene encoding acyl-ACP--UDP-N-acetylglucosamine O-acyltransferase, yielding MTAPVHPTAIIHPDAELHPTVRVGPYAVIGERVKVGPQTTIGPHVVIEGPTEIGAGNQIFPGAAIGLETQDKKYQGADSWVKIGDRNRIREYVTINRATGENEVTLIGDDNLLMAYVHVAHNCIIENGTVIANNVALAGHVEIESRAIVGGVLGVHQFVRIGKLAMIGGMSRIDRDVPPYMLVEGNPARVRSLNLVGLQRAGFDAEVVAQLKQVFRKLYRSEVSFSQAVENLALLGNSEPLQHLQDFLKLSLSEGRRGPIPGGK
- the fabZ gene encoding 3-hydroxyacyl-ACP dehydratase FabZ — its product is MSVITESPLPETTETLEATLPPKTVLTVEEIQKLLPHRYPFALVDRIIDYVPGQKAVGLKNVSFNEPHFQGHFPGRPLMPGVLIVEAMAQVGGIVMTQMPGFDGGLFVFAGIDKARFRRPVVPGDQLVMTVELLRLKGRRFGKMYGRAEVEGQLAAEAEMLFSLIE